One window of Chionomys nivalis chromosome 18, mChiNiv1.1, whole genome shotgun sequence genomic DNA carries:
- the S100a3 gene encoding protein S100-A3 gives MTRPLEQAVAAIVCTFQEYAGRCGDKHKICQSELKELLQKELPTWTPSEFRECDYNKFMTLLDTNKDCEVDFSEYVRSLASLCLYCHEYFKDCPPEPPCPQ, from the exons ATGACCCGGCCCCTGGAGCAGGCAGTAGCCGCCATTGTGTGCACCTTCCAGGAGTATGCTGGGCGCTGCGGGGACAAGCACAAGATCTGCCAGTCGGAGCTCAAGGAGCTGCTGCAGAAGGAGCTGCCCACTTGGACCCCG agtgagttccgggagtGTGACTATAATAAGTTCATGACCCTTCTGGATACCAACAAGGACTGTGAGGTGGACTTCAGCGAGTACGTGCGCTCGCTTGCCAGCCTCTGTCTGTACTGCCACGAGTACTTCAAGGACTGCCCCCCCGAGCCCCCCTGCCCCCAGTAG